In the genome of Oncorhynchus clarkii lewisi isolate Uvic-CL-2024 chromosome 22, UVic_Ocla_1.0, whole genome shotgun sequence, one region contains:
- the LOC139380318 gene encoding claudin-10-like encodes MNYRTVVMYMEIGCFVVCVSGWILVCSTMPTEIWTWSEVESIVLTSSNYFSNLWKDCVSDSTGVSDCKGIPSMFGLNWDIHMCRALIIISIILGFFGAILVLVGMKCTKIGGSEVANARVTFAGGMNYLVSGLCSMIAFSYYGNKIRAEFQDPNFRAQKFEIGVAVYIGWGGSTLLVIGGLICSVFAGKEACQSSSKNKHMPVHKLPDADVAPPAKQTYRPVSAALTEGGESRESKTSRVSSETRRSGSSSKTLSSLNAYV; translated from the exons atgaattacaggacaGTAGTAATGTACATGGAGATTGGCTGCTTTGTGGTCTGTGTGAGTGGATGGATCCTGGTCTGCTCTACAATGCCCACTGAGATATGGACCTGGTCTGAGGTGGAAAGCATCGTTCTGACCAGTTCAAACTACTTCTCCAACCTCTGGAAGGATTGCGTTTCTGATTCAACTGGAGTATCCGATTGCAAGGGTATTCCATCGATGTTCGGACTCAACT GGGATATCCATATGTGCCGGGCTCTGATCATCATCTCTATTATTTTGGGATTCTTCGGGGCCATTCTGGTCCTAGTCGGAATGAAGTGCACTAAGATAGGAGGATCTGAGGTTGCAAACGCAAGAGTGACTTTTGCTGGAGGGATGAACTATCTTGTGTCtg GGTTGTGTTCCATGATTGCATTCTCTTATTATGGAAACAAAATAAGAGCAGAATTTCAGGATCCCAATTTCAGGGCACAAAA ATTTGAAATTGGAGTAGCTGTGTACATTGGCTGGGGAGGCTCCACCCTACTGGTCATTGGAGGCCTCATTTGCAGTGTATTTGCTGGGAAGGAAGCATGTCAATCAAG CTCAAAGAATAAACACATGCCTGTCCACAAGCTCCCTGACGCCGACGTGGCACCTCCAGCTAAACAGACGTACAGACCGGTGTCAGCAGCActcacagaggggggagagagcagggagtcCAAGACCAGCAGAGTCAGCAGTGAGACTAGGAGAAGTGGGAGCAGTAGCAAGACACTCTCCAGTTTGAACGCATATGTGTGA
- the LOC139380319 gene encoding claudin-10-like isoform X2, whose translation MSDMVTEILAFILTTSGWVLISSTIPTDYWKVSSLDGTVITTATYWSNLWKACVTDSTGVSNCKDFPSMLALDGYIQACRGLMIAAVCLGFFGAVFALVGMKCTKIGGSDQSKARTACFAGVNFILSGLCSLSACSLYAHRITSEFFDPMFVAQKYELGVALFIGWAGSILCVLGGGIFCFSVVDSSTRSRTGYAYGGPASTSHVSSHPRGHAQPMSQRPPPKYSSSSRAQHFDKNAYV comes from the exons ATGAGTGACATGGTGACAGAGATTTTGGCCTTTATTCTGACCACATCTGGCTGGGTCCTGATCTCCTCCACCATACCCACGGATTACTGGAAGGTGTCCTCTCTGGACGGCACAGTCATCACCACAGCTACCTACTGGTCCAACCTGTGGAAGGCATGTGTCACTGATTCAACAGGAGTCTCCAACTGCAAGGACTTTCCATCCATGCTGGCACTGGACG GTTATATTCAGGCCTGCAGGGGTCTGATGATCGCTGCTGTCTGCCTGGGCTTCTTTGGTGCCGTCTTTGCCCTGGTCGGAATGAAGTGCACCAAGATTGGGGGATCAGACCAAAGCAAAGCCAGAACGGCTTGCTTCGCCGGGGTCAATTTCATACTCAGCG GTCTCTGCTCGTTGTCCGCATGCTCCCTGTACGCACACAGAATAACATCGGAGTTTTTTGACCCCATGTTTGTTGCTCAGAA GTATGAACTGGGAGTTGCCTTGTTCATTGGTTGGGCAGGATCTATCCTGTGTGTTCTGGGAGGGGGGATATTCTGCTTCTCCGTAGTAGATAGTTCCACTAGAAG TCGCACAGGCTATGCCTACGGAGGACCTGCCTCCACCTCCCATGTCTCTTCCCACCCTAGAGGGCATGCACAGCCCATGAGCCAGCGGCCTCCACCCAAATACAGCAGCTCCTCCAGAGCACAGCACTTTGATAAGAATGCCTATGTGTAA
- the LOC139380319 gene encoding claudin-10-like isoform X1, which yields MSDMVTEILAFILTTSGWVLISSTIPTDYWKVSSLDGTVITTATYWSNLWKACVTDSTGVSNCKDFPSMLALDGYIQACRGLMIAAVCLGFFGAVFALVGMKCTKIGGSDQSKARTACFAGVNFILSGLCSLSACSLYAHRITSEFFDPMFVAQKYELGVALFIGWAGSILCVLGGGIFCFSVVDSSTRSSSRTGYAYGGPASTSHVSSHPRGHAQPMSQRPPPKYSSSSRAQHFDKNAYV from the exons ATGAGTGACATGGTGACAGAGATTTTGGCCTTTATTCTGACCACATCTGGCTGGGTCCTGATCTCCTCCACCATACCCACGGATTACTGGAAGGTGTCCTCTCTGGACGGCACAGTCATCACCACAGCTACCTACTGGTCCAACCTGTGGAAGGCATGTGTCACTGATTCAACAGGAGTCTCCAACTGCAAGGACTTTCCATCCATGCTGGCACTGGACG GTTATATTCAGGCCTGCAGGGGTCTGATGATCGCTGCTGTCTGCCTGGGCTTCTTTGGTGCCGTCTTTGCCCTGGTCGGAATGAAGTGCACCAAGATTGGGGGATCAGACCAAAGCAAAGCCAGAACGGCTTGCTTCGCCGGGGTCAATTTCATACTCAGCG GTCTCTGCTCGTTGTCCGCATGCTCCCTGTACGCACACAGAATAACATCGGAGTTTTTTGACCCCATGTTTGTTGCTCAGAA GTATGAACTGGGAGTTGCCTTGTTCATTGGTTGGGCAGGATCTATCCTGTGTGTTCTGGGAGGGGGGATATTCTGCTTCTCCGTAGTAGATAGTTCCACTAGAAG CTCCAGTCGCACAGGCTATGCCTACGGAGGACCTGCCTCCACCTCCCATGTCTCTTCCCACCCTAGAGGGCATGCACAGCCCATGAGCCAGCGGCCTCCACCCAAATACAGCAGCTCCTCCAGAGCACAGCACTTTGATAAGAATGCCTATGTGTAA